The following DNA comes from Anopheles arabiensis isolate DONGOLA chromosome 3, AaraD3, whole genome shotgun sequence.
CCAGATAAATCGTTATTAGCACCAACATGCCTCGTGGCAAGCCATCTCATCGTCTCTGTCGTGTATGTTTTCGGAAGCGTGTTTGTAAAGCCTGTTACGACGATTTGCTTGAGTGAAAATTAACGCTTCTCTCATCTCGGCTTGGCTATTTAAATCCTGTTCTGGTGTTTTCGCCGATTTCATTCGTCTTACAACCGGATTATTGAAGAGTTCGGAAAGCAATCGTCTGGAGTGAACTTTTTCCTAAATCACAAAATGAAGTGCGTCGTGTTGTTGGGGATTCTTACTGTAATCCTGAGCCTTAATGTTGTACCGACACAGTCAAACCCTGTGCCACAGATTGGATTTGGAGTTGGTTTAATAGGTCCGTACAGCGGATACGGTGGATTAGGATACGGAGGATACGGTGGTTACGGCGGAGGATATGGACATGGCTACGGTGGATATGGTGGATATGGTGGATACGGTGGCTACGGTGGTTACGGGCATGGTTATGGATACTACCGACGAAGACGTCCATTCTTCGCTCCGCCTGCTATATTGGTTGGATAAGTTGAGCAGAACGGAACTAAAAGAGAGAGCTGCGAAAATCTGTTTGTGATCGTTCAACTACAAGTATTGCTCGTAAACGATTATTGAATGTCGTCCAACTCGGTTGCCTTTATAATGGAACAGTTTAGTGAGACAGGTTTTGGAGAAACCCCTTTTAAAAAGTGAACACTATAaagttaagaaaaataaattataaaattttgtattgtgtaataaaattactaaaaattatataattaatcataaaaatagTTGTGTATCAACAATGTGTTGTTCtcggaaagaaaaaaagtttcatttttctaTCAGAGTGCTTAAAGTATTCCTACTGTTGTTTGATGATAGATGTGCCTCTTTTCACTGATTTTATATGCTAATTATTGTGTTAATACTCTTTAATGTTCTCGCTGTTTCAGTCGAACCTcaccacaacaaaacaacgcaatCAACAAGTCGATGGTGGTAAAACTTAGCACTCAGTTTAATAATTATCAGATTCTGGATGAAATGCTGTGGCACTGAAATGCTGGAAGGATCAACGccgggaaaaaaacgaaaacattcaaataacGAATGATAAGACGCAAAAAGTTATAAAAGTAGAGTGCAAAATCTATGGGCAATTGACGAAAGCTTGTGAATGGTTCTGGCACATTGATGTGCTACATGTGTTGCAGTTGCTCGACAAGCTGAAGGCTTTTCACGAGCTAGACTTCGTGCACTGCAGCCAACAGCCAAACAATGGTCTCATAGGTCGTGATACGGCCTGCAAAACAGCACATCTAATATACTTCGGGCTTGCAAAATCATATCGGCTTCTCCGGTAGGGGAAAGCACATCAAGGAAAATTTGGTCCTCCCATTCGCGGAAACAATCCAATCTGCGCCCGTGTTTGCTCATCTACACACCGAGCAAGCGAAATGACATTTTGTCCCACGTCTACATGCTGGTTTTTTCCACATGGTTTCCTACTTTGGTATGGAATCGAAGAGAGACGACTTCGACGCAGAAGTAATACTGTTgcttaaaaaagaagaatccGCTAAACGAACCTCAAGGGACATTCATTTGAATTTCAACGGTTGTTGGAGAATTGAACTGTGTGACGCATCTGATTACAATGACATCATACTGATGTATCGGGGTGCACATTTGCAAGCAAGCAAGTAATATAATCGATAAACTAAGACTGTAATAAACATTGGATATCATATCAGAGAAATATGTGTTATTCATAAGTTTGTTTCCTATTAATTTAGGAAACAACAAATTTGGATCGGAGATATATATTTTTACTAGTAATAGttatgaaagaaaaatattttttctgtttcaatattttgatcGCCTACAAAGAAGAGAATCTCTATAGTGAGGTATTTTCTTTAGTTAAATCACAACTCATCATCATTTGTCATAGACGAGTTAAATCAGTAAGGAACAGCGAAATAGAATACCACAAATGCTACTTTCGCTTACGTCTGCCATTCTCATGCAAAAGATCCCCGTTTCGAAACTTTACACTTGAGCAGGGGTAAGAAAGTTCGCAAATTGAAACGATCTGCAGCTCAAATGTCAAACATGCACAACAGGAACACGCGTCGAAAAATTTATTTACACAGCTCGATGCCTCTCTTGCTGTGGTTagagatatttttttattgccaacACAAATGAAAACTGAATGTTTGTTACACAAGTGCTATGTTTAATATTTTCGTTTCCAGCAAATTCCGATGTaatattgtgtgtgttttttaacctttgtttaatatttttaaagtgAAATCACATAAAATAATAAGGGTAACAACTGTTAAAATCCTTCCAAATTGATCAATCATTCAGCGATCGTTCATCTATAAAAGTCATCTTGTGGTAAACATACTGTTCATTTCAAATTCTAGGATAAGTTTAAGCTCCGAATGTACCGATTCCCCAGTCccgactatcctgctatggtaatccATAagccactgaaagccaagcctacTATGGATACATGGAGGTCTTGACctacaacggttgttgagccaaagataAAAGaagtaattatttttttagaaaCCATACAAATAACCTTTTAACCTTTTAACAGTTGCTCAAGTAAGTTTGAATTCATCTTTCAATGTATTTACTGAGTTGAAGAcagtttataacagttgtagaacagttggtcaaatcttccgcgcctccaatcgcgcccGCTATTTCatagagatacccaacttcggtattccTGAGATTTTCgaggtagcgcgaaccgattattttactttttctggtaCACTTGTTAGAGTGAGTACACTTGTTGTGTCGAGAGacgagttttgtattttattttgcataaactatgtgaaataaataatttgatttgccatttgataaaacatatcttatcttggcacattcaatcgtcaccagacctggGATCTCAGTTCGTCTAATTCCAGCCATAGGACTATTCtccttatttttttaaataaacatctTTAAGTTAACAGACTAGAATATTTCAAACTAAATgtaagcaataaaaacaacttaaattgtTGAAATGTTATAGCTAATAACATAATCAAAATTCTAATTATGAATTGAAAGATACTTCCGCAGCTCTTTTTAAATGTTATGTAATTTgaaagattttgtttaaaagtgtaaaaaattatatttttgaaagATTTAATGATTATTGATACGctttcaaacaaacatggTGGTCGTGTACTGGCAGCTTGATGTTCGAAATTCATTCACATTTTCGTTTTCGACCTTTAACCGGATGAACAAGGCGATTCACTTGTCGGTTGGTTCATTGCGTTCAACGATTGATCGGTTTGAATCTGCTATAACATTCCATTTCTAACGAAGTAGAAGAGAATAAATGCCACGGGACAACAAATATGagtgaaattaataaattttgtATGGAAATATAATTTTCTAAAACGAGATAGTAATCTAAATCTTCAATcatcaaataaaacatatataataaaaaagctaAACGATGGTGACTTTTGAGAAATAATAgtacaaaaataatttaaaaaacagaattagtaaaattgatttttttttagagAATTTTTGTAAGTTTACTTTGTTATACTCTAAAACCAATTCACACCGTCACCAATTTCATTTGTAAATGTGTAACCTGCTCAGAAGAGTTTACTCGCTTCGATCAATGATGCATCATTTCcttaaaataatcataatgtCATCtcttaaataaaacacatcacaTTCAAATCACCAGCAATATCACCTGTTGCTTCCAAAAGCACCAGATCATCGGAATCCATTATCAACAGGTATGTCAACACGCTAGAGTGCGCATGAGCGACTCCATCACCGTCAAGGCGGACGGTTTCCATGGCGCGAATCAATGTACAAACAAATCGTAGCGAAAACTTCCTGCccgataaaaaaacaatcacaaacGTCGTGACTGCTGGTGCAGTGGAAGTTTTTTCTTTGTGGTTTGCCAAATCCCATCGCAATGGACATATCCACCAAACCCGTATTTTCGTTCTCCCTCAACTACAAAGTGTTCGAAAAGCTGGTGACCTGCGGGAAGTACGACGGGATCCATTCCTGTTTGACCATGGTCACTACGGCGGACAAGGTAGGAGCTTGCCTTTGCGCACCCTATGCTATGTGTGTGATGGTAGTGTGACCCTCGGCCAAAAGGAGACTCGTGAAAACTAGTTCACCGTCTGTGTACCAAAACCGGAGAGTTGCGCTCGATTGCTGCACGCACTTCGTTCGCACTACCATCATCACGAATCGAAACGATCTTGAGTGTGATCGATTTCCGCTCTGCTGATTGTGCATGACTTTCTCAACCCCCTCATCCACCTCTTCCACCCCGTCCGGACAGATTCTAATCCACACGCCCCACAAACGCTACGGGCTGCAAAACTCGAAGCTCTCGATTTCGGAAATCAAAAATGACATCGCACTGCTTAACATGAACTTTCCGATACGGGCGATCGTGGCCGGGCGGCTGAAGAAGGACGACGAACGCGACGTGCTGGTGATTGGAAGTCCTTCGCATGTGCTAGGTAGGTGGCCGTGTCGAGTGCAGCGACCGTTTTATAGAAAGTAACTTCAACTGCTGGATTGCAACCGTGTGGGTTGCATCGTTTTGCtttctgtctgtctgttttCAGCGTACCATGTGGATGAAAATTGTAACATGTTTCAGAGAGATTTCCACGAGGGCGTACGGTCTGCCGTGATCGGTGGCTACGCAAACCAACCGGGCAATACGCTGATCGTTGGGGGCAATGGTACGTATATGGGGCAATGTTTTGCGTTTCAATGTACGTTTTAACAGTCTACGAAATATACAAATAACATATATTTTGTATTagtgaaataatttaattgctCCTTTATATGTATGAACAATTGATacgattaaaattattataaaagcTATGGTTTCTAATATCAATAATATGGTTATCTAATATAACTCACAACATGCTTAACTCCACACCAGGGTATAGTCGGTCAGTCATGACAGTATGCTGTTTGTGAATAAGATTTGAACCACGTCCTGCCTTGTAGGCGtcggtgtgtttatttttattaatattctCCTAACATGGTCTCTCGCTGTGACAATAATTGtagaaatggaaaaataatcaattttgGTCACTTAAAAAAACTGGTTTAATTGAGATAAACCCGGCAATGGCAATAGATACTTCGTAGCGAGATGCAGATCGTCTCCCTTGTGATCGTCTCTGCCCGTGGTTTGTGGTGAAAAAGGAAGAATTGTAAAGATGATTTTAGGAATTTATGTATATTATTCATGAAGATCGACCAGGAAGGACTGCTCATTTGAGAATTATATTAAGGCATAGAAGTttctaaaaataatatatttgaaGATAAATTTATATTCGTTAACAATTATCCTAACATGCAGTAATGCTGTAATTTAcgtattatcgttgttaaaaAAGTATGTATTTCAAGTAATCTATTCAATATAAAGTCGATcgaaacatttattttacactaGAATATCATTATTAATCGCAACAGGGCTGCCTAGGTATGCTTTTTTACGCaatcacaaacaaaactaCCGGTCAAGTGGTTACGGGTGTGCTGGTCAAAAGAGTCCAAAATACAGCAAAGCAAATAATTCTATTTATGTTTGCAGCGGTCGTCCGAGGCTACAATCAGGAGGGCACCGAAGTGCTGTGGCTGATAACGTCTGGCAGCGTGGTTTCGCTGCTGCTAATCGATATCGATAAGGACGGTCAAAATGAGGTAAGACATTATCACTGGCACACACATTCTCACACCCGCAGGCAAGCATCAAGCTTTGAAGGTGATTTATTACTAGAATCGAAGACATTTCAatcaaacagaagaaaaaatcgcCCCATCAAACGACTGTCAAACCTTTCGAATTCGAATTACCCAAATTACAGCTCATCACCGGCACGGATGATGGATGCATACGGATCTACAAGAAGGAAGCGCTGCTGCACGAGTTTACCGAGGGCAACGAGATACAGAATCTGGTCGCCCTGCGCACCGGCCAGTTTATGTACAGCGTCAAGAACGGCACGATCGGTGTGTTCGAGGAGAACGTGCGAATGTGGCGCATCAAGTCGAAGGCCCGCGCCACAGCGATGGCCACGTACGACATTCTGGGATGCGAGGCGAAGCAAATGATCGTCGGCTGGAAGAGTGGCAAGATCGATGTACGTGATCCCCGCACCGGGGACGTTTGGTTCCGGATGAAGATGAACGATTTCGTGTGCGGGATCGCTTGCAACGACTATCGGGGGATCGGGCTGCTGGATCTTGTCGTCGTGACGGCGGATGGAGAAAGTAAGGCCACGGGGATCGGGCGTGTGGATCGATGAGATCACACGATGAGACACGTGCTTCATGCcctgttttctctctctctctttctttgcttttccgCCAGTACGGGGATATACGACGCCAAGCGTCAACATGCTAACGCTGCACAACGTTGCCGATGAGGAAATGAACGCTCTGCTGACTCAGAAGCAGAAACTGCTGCTCGAGCTGAAGCActacgaaaacaacaacaagtacAACAAGGAAATCCTGAGCAACACGAGCGAAAGCAATCTGGTGCAGAGTGTGCCGGACAACGTCGGCATCATACCGTCCAACACGCGGCTACAGATCGGCATTTCCACCAGCTACGATAGCAACGATATGAACATCGACATCACCGTGTCGACCAACAACT
Coding sequences within:
- the LOC120899731 gene encoding keratin-associated protein 19-2-like translates to MKCVVLLGILTVILSLNVVPTQSNPVPQIGFGVGLIGPYSGYGGLGYGGYGGYGGGYGHGYGGYGGYGGYGGYGGYGHGYGYYRRRRPFFAPPAILVG
- the LOC120904407 gene encoding Bardet-Biedl syndrome 2 protein homolog: MDISTKPVFSFSLNYKVFEKLVTCGKYDGIHSCLTMVTTADKILIHTPHKRYGLQNSKLSISEIKNDIALLNMNFPIRAIVAGRLKKDDERDVLVIGSPSHVLAYHVDENCNMFQRDFHEGVRSAVIGGYANQPGNTLIVGGNAVVRGYNQEGTEVLWLITSGSVVSLLLIDIDKDGQNELITGTDDGCIRIYKKEALLHEFTEGNEIQNLVALRTGQFMYSVKNGTIGVFEENVRMWRIKSKARATAMATYDILGCEAKQMIVGWKSGKIDVRDPRTGDVWFRMKMNDFVCGIACNDYRGIGLLDLVVVTADGEIRGYTTPSVNMLTLHNVADEEMNALLTQKQKLLLELKHYENNNKYNKEILSNTSESNLVQSVPDNVGIIPSNTRLQIGISTSYDSNDMNIDITVSTNNSTTIRAVLIFADQLFKEETLIAHLTKDVSRILIPLKTLKDNAQDIHIKAFVGYPSSVQFHVFELTRQLPKFAMYTIPHNLTGSPKSVSYINTLPTKDGPGGCYVEFRISERLKRICIWVNQNFLLPSDIEYMTSDADATELKLNLISLRTAKCVCLHFSYDGKTRFYTEDIGLAGDLVQSLVQFLNIDNMNSQACFPVVSEEVKELFQKLQGLQETEKQISSEIVEHINQIKSHLIRAEDARYYNGEDVIKYHNEMMATNEDLVKSYKIRLVNTSEIQLALKRIHGILYNASRLRAGTFASSMIGRFKEALKTNNIDAVLKIIEMGEM